A genomic stretch from Xiphophorus maculatus strain JP 163 A chromosome 16, X_maculatus-5.0-male, whole genome shotgun sequence includes:
- the rbbp6 gene encoding E3 ubiquitin-protein ligase RBBP6 isoform X2 — translation MAHIHYKFSSKLSYDTVVFDGPNISLTDLKKQIMGREKLRAGDCDLQIINAQTKEEFKEDGGHIPKGSSVIVRRIPLIGAKSSSNSKTNHKERSDVQIPKAFESHRAISESSSTRALSFFSKMQMANLAEADVSEEDKIRVMMNQSSCEMMKMNSKLGPTLPENYACYRCGNGGHHIRNCPGSGDKNFEAPPRIKKSTGIPRSFMVEVDDPNIKGVMLTSCGRYAIPAIDAEAYAVGKKEKPPFIPQEQPKCEEKEEPIPDELLCLICHDLLSDAVVIPCCGNSYCDDCIRTALLESETHVCPTCGQSDVSPDTLIANKFLRQAVNNFKKERGSGKIQRTSLSQNTTPKPSPGPTLTASTLQNKTKKPLPSPCTEQESMVNKPKPEKSPLLSQSAEGRPATPEPSPVENSSESTSTQPEQSLGVTSNNEEPEKTPDDLEAVALSGLASNKDLPDVPSQLIPLVNSIEGTEQLQTICVKQSQPSSDSTTRPSGSSASRDSIMSTFPAGSLTESNSEQHRTRSSSSSYSSLQTTPLPLFRSPPFHTFVPTHQPLSSYLPGYPPTTPAWKLPIPPGAPLPSLCSSTTSSIPVLIPKEWYRFQRKKKERSPHKRSFSHSVSKSSKSSRSYSGSSSHSESRSRSRSRHRSPHSSHRAFHSHSNPSRSFGYKRPRSPTPSSSSSPLSSSHSRSKSSSDHSQKNHSRRSGLSSHGSKRRGERSAREARKSSGLKGLSDTSCLELERQCYLQWKKEYQEWYDKYFSNYISQFHHLPFPPPPPPPPLFSQDSFYLKQEGETVRKGDGSPTSEDSNYSGSNSSNDRHSPICHLSSDSCSSPKVNDDHSSPSRCCNDKSPTPSEVQAQLTDNMKENLERDSSLPDSLTKSREEASRQKAKTDDNPQTKTKVEDCSTLRNEEKKKKPKKSPSSDFSGSINVLRQDKRRRKTEPNSCEDGSPLRHKGTVSDSLKSIQPLLKLNQPLYKEKKEKPKDKTKLETQQELRKDKGLNSCQNRERKRKTKPSTDSNMSEVHQHPEGSKTSDSKSEQDKKRQKQDEERNKKHKDLPTKTKSSKCLQPKVAEEPKSLESESLKSSDRRTQTTEEKKKESEASPLAKKDIWEGGVKVMSQKKISININLDGKRKDEKTEQNSSGLEICTGERTELSGVTEEKATEESTRTEAKENRESSPGVKSQEKILSLLKDIRESGNKATSSVDKKDVSMKIPKREEKDKGEKKREDDLDLWHCALEGVEDREQKTGKAEKAEREKDGCGGHKNILPQLEKGGAGRGNRVEAQKEDNAVRSSSQRSKTKIHRQNETLKHSSKASLMSSRGAEGSLEATMAGRKLLEEKLNDQAEVTQNEPTQLNLQVLHSKREKTEKDVTKGEVKATLPQASETTTNIESVEDNEQKSLRLTERARDRNRVTVGGRDQEKERNSASSGSYSSVAPSCGSERERDRERTNERQREGERSKPGVREEERRRDWDAPVSKRTAFNSVSKDTEWRNLLRESDQSSSCYSRKPPRSTYMPDQNVAKRHRDASLDINSQNKDRFYDYSYPRQSADYGYKDRPPGTQHFPPAYSQCRDRGTHSFEPPAGSQRGLTTWEFMQSKTRNEERIQKAEKPGNESKAAGDEGGGWSRREKNAQRLDERRRSSSSSSSSVYSSASRRSSRDE, via the exons ATCAGTGAGTCCAGCTCTACCAGagctttgtcatttttctccaAG ATGCAGATGGCTAACTTGGCTGAAGCTGATGTCTCAGAAGAGGATAAGATCAGAGTTATGATGAATCAGTCCAGCTGTGAAATGATGAA gATGAACTCAAAGCTTGGCCCTACCCTTCCAGAAAACTACGCCTGTTATCGGTGTGGGAATGGTGGACACCATATCAGGAACTGCCCAGGGAGTGGG GATAAAAATTTTGAGGCTCCTCCGAGGATAAAGAAGAGCACAGGAATCCCTCGATCCTTCATGGTTGAGGTGGACGATCCTAATATTAAGGGAGTCATGCTGACCAGTTGTGGACGTTATGCAATTCCTGCCATAGATGC TGAGGCGTATGCTGTTGGTAAGAAGGAGAAGCCTCCTTTTATTCCACAGGAGCAACCTAAGTGTGAAGAAAAGGAAGAACCCATACCTGATGAACTCCTCTGTTTAATTTGTCATGACTTGCTGAGTGACGCTGTGGTCATACCCTGCTGTGGAAATAGCTACTGTGACGATT GTATTCGAACTGCCTTGCTTGAGTCGGAGACCCATGTGTGCCCTACATGTGGCCAGTCAGACGTCTCCCCTGATACCTTGATTGCCAATAAATTTCTTAGACAG GCtgtgaataactttaaaaaagaacGAGGCTCGGGCAAAATCCAGAGAACGTCTTTGTCTCAGAACACTACCCCAAAGCCAAGCCCTGGCCCCACTCTGACCGCTTCCACCCTTCAGAACAAGACCAAGAAACCTCTCCCGTCACCCTGCACTGAGCAG gagTCGATGGTGAACAAGCCTAAACCAGAAAAATCCCCGCTCTTATCACAAAGCGCCGAAGGCCGCCCAGCAACTCCAGAACCTTCACCTGTTGAGAACTCCTCTGAGAGTACATCGACCCAGCCTGAGCAAAGCCTTGGAGTGACATCCAACAA tgaggaACCAGAAAAGACACCCGATGATTTAGAAGCTGTTGCTCTGTCTGGCCTGGCTTCTAATAAAGATTTGCCTGACGTTCCCTCCCAGCTGATCCCACTA GTAAACTCTATTGAGGGAACAGAACAGCTTCAGACTATATGTGTCAAACAAAGCCAACCGTCTTCTG aTTCAACCACAAGACCCTCTGGGTCATCAGCCTCCAGGGACAG CATCATGTCCACTTTTCCTGCTGGAAGCCTGACTGAATCTAACTCAGAGCAGCACAGAACtcgctcctcttcatcatcataCTCTTCACTGCAGACCACACCTTTGCCTCTGTTTCGCTCGCCGCCCTTTCACACATTTGTTCCAACCCACCAGCCTCTCAGCAGCTACCTCCCTGGATACCCACCGACCACACCCGCCTGGAAGCTTCCAATCCCACCTGGAGCCCCGCTCCCATCCCTCTGCTCCTCCACCACATCGTCTATCCCTGTTTTAATCCCGAAGGAGTGGTACAGGtttcagaggaagaaaaaagagag GTCGCCTCACAAACGGTCCTTTTCTCACTCTGTTTCAAAGTCCTCCAAATCGTCCCGCTCTTACTCTGGATCATCCAGTCACTCTGAATCCCGCTCCCGCTCCAGATCAAG GCATCGCTCTCCTCACTCAAGTCACAGAGCCTTCCACAGCCACTCCAACCCCTCCAGGTCTTTTGGCTACAAACGGCCTCGTTCTCCTACCCCGTCCTCGTCTTCTTCACCTCTAAGTAGTTCCCATTCTAGATCCAAGTCGTCCTCGGACCACAGCCAGAAGAACCACAGCAGGCGGTCGGGTTTGAGCAGCCACGGCTCGAAGAGGCGCGGGGAGCGCTCAGCCAGGGAAGCAAGAAAGTCTTCAGGTCTTAAGGGTTTGAGTGACACAAGTTGCCTGGAGCTGGAGAGGCAGTGCTACCTTCAGTGGAAGAAGGAGTACCAAGAATGGTATGATAAATACTTCAGTAACTATATCAGCCAGTTTCACCATCTGCCTTTCCCTCCCCCGCCTCCACCGCCACCACTGTTTAGTCAGGACTCTTTCTACCTAAAACAAGAGGGAGAGACGGTGAGGAAGGGCGATGGCTCGCCTACATCTGAGGACTCTAATTACAGTGGCTCTAATTCCTCAAATGACCGTCACTCCCCGATATGTCACCTCTCAAGTGACAGCTGTTCATCCCCTAAAGTCAATGACGACCATTCTTCACCCTCTCGTTGTTGCAATGACAAATCCCCCACGCCATCAGAAGTCCAGGCTCAGCTCACGGACAACATGAAGGAGAACCTCGAGAGGGATAGCAGTCTACCAGACTCTCTAacaaagagcagagaggaagcaAGTAGACAAAAAGCGAAAACAGATGACAATCCACAAACGAAGACAAAGGTTGAAGACTGCAGCACCCTGAGAaatgaggagaagaagaaaaaaccaaAGAAGTCCCCATCTTCTGACTTTTCTGGCTCCATAAATGTTCTCAGGCAAGACAAGAGGAGGCGCAAAACTGAACCAAACAGCTGCGAGGATGGCTCACCGCTACGGCACAAAGGGACTGTCAGCGACTCCTTAAAATCAATCCAGCCTCTTCTAAAACTGAATCAACCTCTatacaaagaaaagaaagaaaaacccaaagacaaaactaaattagaaaCACAGCAAGAGCTTAGAAAGGACAAAGGTTTGAACTCTTGtcaaaacagagagagaaaacgcAAAACAAAACCCAGCACAGATTCAAATATGTCAGAAGTGCACCAGCACCCCGAAGGCAGCAAGACGTCTGACTCAAAATCAGAGCAGgacaaaaagagacagaaacaggatgaggagagaaataaaaaacacaaggaTCTTCCTACTAAGACTAAAAGTAGCAAATGCCTCCAACCTAAAGTTGCAGAAGAACCCAAAAGCCTTGAAAGTGAATCCCTGAAGTCGTCTGACAGACGAACGCAAACTactgaggagaagaagaaagagagtGAAGCATCACCTCTGGCTAAAAAAGACATCTGGGAAGGAGGGGTAAAGGTAATGTCTCAGAAGAAGATAAGTATCAATATCAACTTGGATGGGAAAAGGAAGGATGAGAAGACTGAACAGAACTCTTCTGGTTTGGAGATCTGTACTGGCGAGAGGACAGAGCTGTCAGGAGTTACAGAGGAGAAGGCTACGGAAGAAAGTACAAGAactgaagcaaaagaaaacagagaatcaAGCCCTGGAGTTAAGTCACAGGAGAAAATATTATCTCTTTTAAAAGATATTAGAGAGTCAGGAAACAAAGCTACCTCTAGTGTTGACAAGAAGGACGTGTCTATGAAAATCCCTAAACGGGAAGAAAAGGACAAGGgggagaagaagagagaggaTGACTTGGATTTATGGCACTGTGCACTTGAAGGAGTGGAGGACAGGGagcaaaaaacaggaaaggcagaaaaggcagagagagaaaaggatgGCTGTGGAGGTCACAAGAATATCCTACCTCAGCTAGAGAAAGGTGGTGCAGGCAGAGGAAACAGAGtcgaagcacagaaagaagacAACGCCGTGAGGTCGAGCTCAcagagaagcaaaacaaaaatccatcGACAGAACGAGACCTTAAAGCACAGCAG TAAAGCCTCTTTAATGAGCAGCCGTGGTGCTGAAGGCAGCCTGGAGGCGACGATGGCGGGGAGAAAACTTCTggaagagaaattaaatgacCAAGCTGAAGTCACACAGAATGAACCCACACAGCTGAATCTACAG GTACTTCACTCCAAGCgggagaaaactgaaaaagatgTGACGAAAGGAGAAGTTAAGGCCACTCTGCCTCAGGCGTCAGAGACGACAACCAACATCGAGTCAGTGGAAGACAATGAACAGAAGAGTCTCAGATTAACGGAGCGAGCGAGAGACAGGAACAGGGTGACCGTGGGAGGCAGAGACCAGGAGAAGGAGAGAAACTCTGCCTCTTCTGGGTCATACTCCAGTGTGGCTCCCTCTTGTGgcagtgagagagagagggacagAGAGAGAACTAATGAAAGACAAAGAGAGGGCGAGAGGTCAAAACCAGGAGTGAGGGAAGAGGAAAGGAGGAGAGACTGGGATGCCCCAGTGTCAAAGAGAACAGCGTTCAACTCGGTTTCAAAAGATACGGAGTGGAGAAACCTGCTGAGAGAGAGTGACCAGAGTTCTTCTTGTTATAGCAGAAAACCTCCCAGATCCACCTACATGCCTGATCAAAATGTAGCTAAAAGACACAGAGATGCATCCTTGGATATTAATAGTCAAAACAAAGACCGTTTCTACGACTACAGTTATCCCCGTCAATCTGCGGACTACGGCTATAAAGACAGACCTCCTGGGACTCAACACTTTCCACCTGCTTACAGCCAGTGTAGGGACAGAGGCACACACTCTTTTGAGCCACCTGCAGGCTCTCAAAGAGGCCTCACCACCTGGGAATTCATGCAAAGCAAAACCAGAAATGAGGAAAGGATACAGAAAGCAGAGAAACCGGGAAACGAAAGTAAAGCTGCTGGAGATGAGGGAGGAGGATGGAGTCGGAGGGAGAAAAACGCCCAGAGACTGGACGAGCGACGCAGAtccagcagcagtagcagcagcagcgtctATTCCTCAGCAAGCcgcaggagcagcagagacgAATAG